In a genomic window of Croceibacterium sp. TMG7-5b_MA50:
- a CDS encoding phospholipase D-like domain-containing protein, translating to MADPFDDAPVEPGVWRFARASRVRVVIDAADYFDLMQRAMLKARRRVLLIGWDFDTRIHLLRGRRWYQKGIKRQYPSRLGSFFVWLVRHNPNLELKILKWGFGMLKLGFRGTMLFDLARWFPHRRIDFKFDNAHPLGCSHHQKIVVLDDTVAVCGGIDMTDRRWDTPEHKERDKRRRRPWGALHGPWHDITMIMEGPIAGTLQELGRDRWRRAGGGELERVEGSTGSAWPDPLEAHFTDVEIGIARTRAAYDGDEGVSEIEELILRHIARAKRFIYAENQYFASRRIAEAICARVAEPDPPEIVLVMPATADGWVEAKAMDPARDLLFRAVKAADHKDRFHLYVPYAGDTSIYVHAKLTIVDDEIIRIGSANWNNRSMGLDSECDVFIDCARPGNGDCGATIRDLRLDLLGEHVDLSRDEIGALVEQHGSMSAAITSLGAGRTHTLRPYQVQELSDLELELAERQMLDPEEPAEMFVLTPRRRGLFRRGSLLARSMKRLRKRNRA from the coding sequence CCGTTCGACGATGCTCCGGTGGAGCCGGGGGTATGGCGCTTTGCCCGCGCCAGCCGCGTGCGCGTCGTGATCGACGCTGCGGATTATTTTGACCTGATGCAGCGCGCCATGCTCAAGGCACGCCGCCGCGTGCTGCTGATCGGATGGGATTTCGACACCCGCATCCATCTGCTCCGCGGCCGCCGCTGGTATCAGAAGGGGATCAAGCGCCAGTATCCCAGCCGGCTGGGCAGCTTTTTCGTCTGGTTGGTGCGTCACAATCCGAACCTCGAGCTGAAGATCCTCAAATGGGGCTTCGGCATGCTGAAGCTGGGGTTCCGCGGGACCATGCTGTTCGACCTCGCCCGCTGGTTCCCGCACCGGCGGATCGACTTCAAGTTCGACAACGCTCACCCGCTTGGCTGCAGCCATCACCAGAAGATTGTCGTGTTGGACGATACCGTCGCGGTGTGCGGCGGCATCGACATGACCGATCGTCGCTGGGACACCCCCGAACACAAGGAACGGGACAAGCGCCGGCGCCGGCCGTGGGGCGCGTTGCACGGTCCATGGCACGACATCACCATGATCATGGAAGGGCCGATCGCCGGCACCCTGCAGGAGCTTGGCCGTGATCGCTGGCGCCGGGCGGGTGGTGGCGAGCTGGAGCGGGTGGAGGGCAGCACCGGCAGCGCCTGGCCCGATCCGCTGGAGGCGCACTTCACCGATGTGGAGATCGGCATCGCCCGAACCCGCGCCGCTTATGATGGCGACGAGGGCGTTTCCGAGATCGAGGAACTGATACTTCGGCATATCGCGCGGGCCAAGCGCTTCATCTATGCGGAGAACCAGTACTTCGCCAGCCGCCGTATAGCGGAGGCGATCTGCGCACGGGTGGCGGAGCCCGATCCGCCGGAGATCGTGCTGGTCATGCCTGCCACGGCCGATGGCTGGGTGGAGGCGAAGGCAATGGACCCGGCGCGTGACCTGCTGTTCCGTGCGGTCAAGGCGGCCGACCATAAAGACCGCTTCCACCTTTACGTCCCATATGCGGGCGACACGTCGATCTACGTCCACGCCAAGCTGACCATCGTCGATGACGAGATCATCCGTATCGGTTCTGCCAACTGGAACAACCGCTCCATGGGGCTGGACAGCGAATGCGACGTGTTCATCGATTGCGCGCGGCCAGGCAACGGCGATTGCGGCGCCACGATCCGTGACCTGCGGCTGGACCTTCTGGGCGAACATGTGGATCTTTCCCGTGACGAGATCGGTGCTCTGGTGGAACAGCACGGATCCATGTCCGCCGCCATCACCTCACTCGGCGCCGGGCGCACCCATACGCTGCGCCCGTACCAGGTGCAGGAACTGAGCGACCTGGAACTGGAACTGGCGGAACGCCAGATGCTCGACCCGGAGGAGCCGGCCGAGATGTTCGTCCTCACCCCGCGCAGGCGTGGCCTTTTCCGCCGCGGCAGCCTATTGGCCCGCTCCATGAAGCGACTCCGCAAGCGTAACCGCGCATGA
- the folE gene encoding GTP cyclohydrolase I FolE, with protein MSSLLGPDDEAPQGKIPVPDDVQDAVRTLIRWSGDDPDREGLLDTPKRVARAWKEYCQGYDEDPAIHLSRVFREVGGYDEIVLLKGIPFQSHCEHHMAPIIGKAAIAYLPTDKVVGISKLARVLHAYARRLQVQERLTAEVAQCIWDHLQPRGVAVVIEASHACMTARGVRTPGVAMTTSQVMGTFRSDSKSRQEVLHLMGY; from the coding sequence ATGAGCAGCCTGCTGGGACCGGATGACGAGGCGCCGCAGGGCAAGATCCCGGTGCCCGACGATGTGCAAGATGCGGTGCGCACGCTGATCCGCTGGTCGGGCGACGATCCCGACCGCGAAGGTCTTCTCGATACGCCCAAACGCGTGGCACGCGCGTGGAAGGAATATTGCCAGGGCTATGACGAGGATCCGGCGATCCACCTGTCGCGCGTCTTCCGGGAGGTCGGCGGCTATGACGAGATCGTCCTGCTGAAGGGTATCCCCTTCCAGAGCCATTGCGAACATCACATGGCGCCGATCATCGGCAAGGCGGCGATCGCCTACCTGCCGACGGACAAGGTCGTCGGCATCTCCAAGCTGGCACGCGTGTTGCACGCATATGCCCGTCGCCTGCAGGTGCAGGAACGGCTGACGGCGGAGGTCGCGCAGTGCATCTGGGACCACCTGCAACCACGCGGCGTCGCCGTGGTGATCGAGGCGAGCCATGCCTGCATGACCGCGCGCGGCGTGCGGACACCTGGCGTCGCCATGACCACCAGCCAGGTGATGGGCACCTTCCGCTCCGACTCCAAGAGCCGGCAGGAAGTGCTGCATCTGATGGGCTATTGA